A window from Betta splendens chromosome 1, fBetSpl5.4, whole genome shotgun sequence encodes these proteins:
- the LOC114853238 gene encoding uncharacterized protein LOC114853238 isoform X2 → MERLGNKEKRSPRMMTRVAVALLGLLSMGWSAPMNSCTSLIEPITISKEGILGRWLYIGGSSNLPGSRSLGRLLTSVWLEVTAAAESNVLNIIQTQRLYSKCSSLAYNVTFENSTMKIEKPFYLKEVYLETNCSSCLAVYEDIVSGNDTFTSFMLFSRSKTASPDAVEHFKKQAECLRMPAPIMMDPNTELLILLMQKSVHPTSRLRRGSVPSTPCWRPRRGIELPES, encoded by the exons ATGGAAAGACTGGGGAACAAGGAGAAACGCAGCCCCCGAATGATGACACGTGTTGCTGTTGCTTTGCTGGGTCTCCTCTCGATGGGATGGTCTGCTCCCATGAACAGCTGCACCAGCCTCATAGAGCCAATAACCATCAGCAAGGAGGGC ATTCTGGGCAGGTGGCTCTACATCGGGGGCAGCTCCAACCTGCCAGGAAGCCGCTCGCTGGGCCGCCTGCTGACGAGTGTGTGGCTGGAAGTCACTGCCGCCGCAGAGAGCAACGTCCTCAACATCATCCAGACTCAGAGACT atacagtaaatgttccAGCTTGGCGTACAACGTGACCTTCGAGAACAGCACGATGAAGATCG AGAAGCCGTTCTACCTTAAGGAAGTCTATCTGGAAACAAACTGCTCCAGCTGCCTGGCCGTCTACGAAGATATCGTCTCTGGCAATGACACGTTCACCAGTTTTATGCTTTTCA GTCGGAGTAAGACGGCCTCACCTGATGCCGTGGAGCATTTCAAGAAGCAAGCAGAGTGTCTCCGTATGCCTGCTCCCATAATGATGGACCCAAACACTG AGCTTCTGATTCTTCTAATGCAGAAATCTGTCCATCCAACATCCCGGCTTCGGAGGGGCTCAGTGCCCTCAACTCCCTGTTGGAGGCCAAGACGGGGCATCGAGTTGCCCGAGTCCTAG
- the LOC114853232 gene encoding uncharacterized protein LOC114853232, which yields MKFARAGFVLLIFLSVGRSAPVTVCESLTQTLQIRRDDLLGKWFLIAESTNLMGSQLLINMLADNAWANIVAESKDDSLKAHLYYKMLGSCFSLSPSYSLVNNSITMERPYLSTAVLLNTGCPDCLVFFTQVTWGKNSHAGAQLLSRRSEVTADQLQEFKQQVECLSLPSPAVLDAKKGFCPDKSEAHETKITDLTDAMNNMGSNAMETLSSYFNSQSGLMSLIDLVKSGVAALQEQ from the exons ATGAAGTTCGCTCGTGCCGGATTCGTTTTGCTCATCTTTCTGTCCGTCGGACGCTCCGCTCCTGTGACCGTCTGCGAGAGCCTGACCCAAACTCTTCAGATCAGGAGAGATGAC CTGCTGGGGAAATGGTTTCTAATAGCAGAAAGCACCAACCTCATGGGCTCTCAGCTGCTGATCAACATGCTTGCGGACAACGCCTGGGCGAATATTGTCGCAGAAAGCAAAGATGACAGTCTAAAGGCTCACCTCTACTACAAAAT GTTGggcagctgcttctctctgtctccttcttacTCCTTGGTAAACAATTCCATCACTATGG aGAGACCATATCTTTCTACTGCCGTGCTGCTCAACACCGGCTGCCCCGACTGCCTTGTGTTCTTCACTCAGGTCACCTGGGGGAAAAACTCTCACGCTGGCGCCCAGCTCCTGA GCCGGAGGAGCGAAGTGACCGCGGATCAGCTCCAAGAGTTTAAACAGCAGGTGGAGTGTCTGAGCCTGCCATCGCCTGCTGTCCTGGACGCCAAGAAAG GCTTTTGCCCTGACAAGTCTGAGGCCCATGAGACCAAGATCACTGACTTAACTGATGCCATGAACAACATGGGATCTAATGCCATGGAGACGCTCAGCAGCTACTTTAACAGTCAAAGCGGATTGATGTCACTCATCGACCTGGTCAAGAGCGGCGTCGCTGCATTACAAGAACAGTGA
- the LOC114853226 gene encoding uncharacterized protein LOC114853226 has protein sequence MKFARAGFVLLIFLSVGRSAPVTVCESLTQTLQIRRDDLLGKWFLIAESTNIMGYQLLTNELVDNSWANFVAESEDDGLKAHIHLKMLGSCFSASLFYSLVNNSITMERPYHSTGVMLNTGCPDCLVFSFKFTFGRNSHAGVQLLSRRSEVTADQLQEFKQQVECLSLPSPAVLDAKKGFCPDKSEAHETKITDLTDAMNNMGSNATETLSSYFNSQSGLMSLIDLIRSRVAALQEQ, from the exons ATGAAGTTCGCTCGCGCCGGATTCGTTTTGCTCATCTTTCTGTCCGTCGGACGCTCCGCTCCTGTGACCGTCTGCGAGAGCCTGACCCAAACTCTTCAGATCAGGAGAGACGAC CTGCTGGGGAAATGGTTTCTAATAGCAGAAAGCACCAACATCATGGGATATCAGCTGCTGACGAACGAGCTTGTGGACAACTCCTGGGCAAATTTTGTCGCAGAAAGCGAGGATGACGGTCTGAAGGCTCACATCCACTTGAAAAT GTTGggcagctgcttctctgcgtCTCTTTTTTACTCCTTGGTAAACAACTCCATCACTATGG aGAGACCCTATCATTCTACCGGTGTGATGCTCAACACCGGCTGCCCCGACTgccttgtgttttcttttaaattcacCTTTGGGAGAAACTCTCACGCTGGTGTCCAGCTCCTGA GCCGGAGGAGCGAAGTGACCGCGGATCAGCTTCAAGAGTTTAAACAGCAGGTGGAGTGTCTGAGCCTGCCATCGCCTGCTGTCCTGGACGCCAAGAaag GCTTTTGCCCTGACAAGTCTGAGGCCCATGAGACCAAGATCACTGACTTAACTGATGCCATGAACAACATGGGATCTAATGCCACGGAGACGCTCAGCAGCTACTTTAACAGTCAAAGCGGATTGATGTCACTCATCGACCTGATCAGGAGCCGCGTCGCTGCATTACAAGAACAGTGA
- the LOC114853238 gene encoding uncharacterized protein LOC114853238 isoform X3 has translation MERLGNKEKRSPRMMTRVAVALLGLLSMGWSAPMNSCTSLIEPITISKEGILGRWLYIGGSSNLPGSRSLGRLLTSVWLEVTAAAESNVLNIIQTQRLYSKCSSLAYNVTFENSTMKIGRSKTASPDAVEHFKKQAECLRMPAPIMMDPNTEICPSNIPASEGLSALNSLLEAKTGHRVARVLDALFDAFVN, from the exons ATGGAAAGACTGGGGAACAAGGAGAAACGCAGCCCCCGAATGATGACACGTGTTGCTGTTGCTTTGCTGGGTCTCCTCTCGATGGGATGGTCTGCTCCCATGAACAGCTGCACCAGCCTCATAGAGCCAATAACCATCAGCAAGGAGGGC ATTCTGGGCAGGTGGCTCTACATCGGGGGCAGCTCCAACCTGCCAGGAAGCCGCTCGCTGGGCCGCCTGCTGACGAGTGTGTGGCTGGAAGTCACTGCCGCCGCAGAGAGCAACGTCCTCAACATCATCCAGACTCAGAGACT atacagtaaatgttccAGCTTGGCGTACAACGTGACCTTCGAGAACAGCACGATGAAGATCG GTCGGAGTAAGACGGCCTCACCTGATGCCGTGGAGCATTTCAAGAAGCAAGCAGAGTGTCTCCGTATGCCTGCTCCCATAATGATGGACCCAAACACTG AAATCTGTCCATCCAACATCCCGGCTTCGGAGGGGCTCAGTGCCCTCAACTCCCTGTTGGAGGCCAAGACGGGGCATCGAGTTGCCCGAGTCCTAGATGCTCTGTTTGATGCGTTTGTGAACTAA
- the chic2 gene encoding cysteine-rich hydrophobic domain-containing protein 2, giving the protein MMEDFDEIYEEEEEEEEDEDRAAEEQLLKYAPDPVVVRGSGHVTVFGLSNKFESEFPSALTGKVAPEEFKASINRVNSCLRKTLPVNVRWLLCGCLCCCCTLGFSLWPVICLSKRTIRSLEKLLEWENSRLYHKLCLHWRLSKRKCETNNMMEYVILIEFLPKIPIFRPD; this is encoded by the exons ATGATGGAGGACTTTGATGAGATctacgaagaggaggaggaagaagaagaggacgaggacaggGCCGCAGAAGAGCAGCTCCTCAAGTATGCTCCGGACCCGGTGGTGGTGCGAGGGTCCGGCCACGTCACTGT GTTTGGGCTTAGCAACAAATTTGAGTCCGAATTTCCTTCGGCACTTACAGGAAAA GTGGCACCAGAGGAATTCAAAGCCAGCATAAACCGTGTGAACAGTTGTCTGAGGAAAACGCTGCCGGTAAACGTTCGGTGGCTTCTGTGcggctgcctgtgctgctgctgcacattggGTTTTAGTTTGTGGCCTGTCATCTGCCTCAGCAAGAGG ACAATAAGATCTTTAGAGAAACTCTTGGAGTGGGAAAACAGCAGACTTTACCACAAG TTGTGTTTGCACTGGAGACTAAGCAAAAGGAAGTGTGAGACCAACAACATGATGGAATAT GTAATCCTGATAGAGTTCCTACCTAAGATCCCCATATTCAGACCGGACTAG
- the LOC114853238 gene encoding uncharacterized protein LOC114853238 isoform X1 — translation MERLGNKEKRSPRMMTRVAVALLGLLSMGWSAPMNSCTSLIEPITISKEGILGRWLYIGGSSNLPGSRSLGRLLTSVWLEVTAAAESNVLNIIQTQRLYSKCSSLAYNVTFENSTMKIEKPFYLKEVYLETNCSSCLAVYEDIVSGNDTFTSFMLFSRSKTASPDAVEHFKKQAECLRMPAPIMMDPNTEICPSNIPASEGLSALNSLLEAKTGHRVARVLDALFDAFVN, via the exons ATGGAAAGACTGGGGAACAAGGAGAAACGCAGCCCCCGAATGATGACACGTGTTGCTGTTGCTTTGCTGGGTCTCCTCTCGATGGGATGGTCTGCTCCCATGAACAGCTGCACCAGCCTCATAGAGCCAATAACCATCAGCAAGGAGGGC ATTCTGGGCAGGTGGCTCTACATCGGGGGCAGCTCCAACCTGCCAGGAAGCCGCTCGCTGGGCCGCCTGCTGACGAGTGTGTGGCTGGAAGTCACTGCCGCCGCAGAGAGCAACGTCCTCAACATCATCCAGACTCAGAGACT atacagtaaatgttccAGCTTGGCGTACAACGTGACCTTCGAGAACAGCACGATGAAGATCG AGAAGCCGTTCTACCTTAAGGAAGTCTATCTGGAAACAAACTGCTCCAGCTGCCTGGCCGTCTACGAAGATATCGTCTCTGGCAATGACACGTTCACCAGTTTTATGCTTTTCA GTCGGAGTAAGACGGCCTCACCTGATGCCGTGGAGCATTTCAAGAAGCAAGCAGAGTGTCTCCGTATGCCTGCTCCCATAATGATGGACCCAAACACTG AAATCTGTCCATCCAACATCCCGGCTTCGGAGGGGCTCAGTGCCCTCAACTCCCTGTTGGAGGCCAAGACGGGGCATCGAGTTGCCCGAGTCCTAGATGCTCTGTTTGATGCGTTTGTGAACTAA